In one Rhopalosiphum padi isolate XX-2018 chromosome 3, ASM2088224v1, whole genome shotgun sequence genomic region, the following are encoded:
- the LOC132925417 gene encoding uncharacterized protein LOC132925417, whose amino-acid sequence MAECMPYGGFKWVEAKLDGLNDLDDNSPIGRMYEVDVTYPAELHDQHNDLPFLPQNGIPDGSKVKKLMATFESKKNYVVHYRNLQQAIKNGLIVEKVHRVLQFNQSPWLAEFINLNTEMRKKALNDFEKDFFKLMNNSIFGKTMEQVRRRILMELVSNEDRVQKLINLTTFKYATPYNENLSAVTMEKKIIKFDKPIYIGLAVLDKSKTKMYDYHYNVMKRHYGDQIELMYTDTGKLIN is encoded by the exons ATGGCAGAATGTATGCCCTATGGAGGTTTTAAGTGGGTTGAAGCCAAGCTCGATGGTCTTAACGACTTGGACGACAACTCGCCGATCGGACGGATGTATGAGGTTGATGTAACGTATCCAGCAGAACTGCATGATCAGCATAATGATCTACCATTTCTGCCTCAAAACGGAATACCCGATGGCTCGAAAGTAAAAAAACTGATGGCGACCTTcgagtcaaaaaaaaattatgtcgtACATTACCGTAATCTCCAGCAAGCCATTAAAAACGGGTTGATAGttgaaaaa gtGCATAGGGTCCTACAATTCAACCAATCGCCCTGGCTTGccgaatttataaatttaaacaccgAAATGAGAAAAAAAGCTTTGAACGATTTTGAGAAAGACTTCTTCAAGCTTatgaataatagtatttttg GTAAGACTATGGAACAAGTTAGACGAAGGATACTAATGGAGCTTGTTTCAAACGAAGATAGAGTGCAGAAACTTATCAACTTGACCACATTTAAATATGCGACACCATACAACGAAAACCTGAGTGCTGTAACAatggagaaaaaaattataaaattcgacAAACCTATTTATATTG GCTTAGCAGTGTTGGATAAATCAAAGACAAAAATGTACGACTATCACTACAACGTGATGAAGAGGCATTATGGTGATCAAATCGAGCTGATGTACACTGACAccggtaaattaataaattaa
- the LOC132927872 gene encoding zinc finger MYM-type protein 1-like, with amino-acid sequence MNNKVFNIFNINKKKNDECVVPVVVKETSIVEAEEPVIAQKIQPNSPNDLGDIHTGPYRPILQVYPKTKHGTQNRSFSASWYDHFPWIEYSIESNAIYCYVCRIFGNETSEDTFVKIGFNNWKKLSGSKGKGSKSKLQLHGSSNHHLVCSAKWFALKQTKKSGSVHTSLETANREQISINREYLKILIDIVLYLSRQGLAFRGHDEKELSTNQGNFLETCKLIAKHNTDFFKKYETPINYTSWAIQNQIVQLCADNVISTISTDIKKCGFFSIMCDEARSFKEEQMALCVRYTNHFQIFERFLGFINVSENQNSESLTSAIVCFLKKYNLIDVPIIAQSYDGASVMSGKHGGVQKKIQEKYPYAIYTHCMAHRTNLVVIDMCMSVNEAKSLFNTLEAVYVHFAMPTTNYKFLEIKNKLKIKNKSITRISDTRWSCRYHNCKVIMENYPALIEVLNEEIEDNNDRDVAQAKGILSLLQEPGFVVHLFVLYEILLVVNILSNRLQEKTATLGQAAQIIHSVIQSLKDYRNDDKFLVIWNQINEFAKKHQVSIEKPTIGLGSKRRRVESTRLSNFYVTSTTSAQQEVSAQVTNEAFWRIKYYAVLDSVIENLIRRFSDQSLELAQSVDNFFLLDFKESKLFINHYKDLFQIDTDTLMAEMTVAKNAFQTVYQDQVLGDPEQMKSIINEATFPNLYKLLGVAYTLPISSATCERSFSAMRRVKTWLRSTMIQERFSNLSIIHIERDISNNINSEDILNDFSSANNRKIPLIY; translated from the exons ATgaacaataaagtttttaatattttcaatattaataaaaaaaaaaatgatgaatgCGTAGTGCCCGTAGTGGTCAAAGAAACTTCCATAGTAGAAGCTGAAGAGCCCGTAATAGCACAGAAAATACAGCCGAATAGCCCTAATGATTTAGGTGATATTCACACCGGGCCATACCGACCAATATTACAG gtGTATCCAAAAACCAAACATGGAACTCAAAACAGAAGTTTTAGTGCTTCATGGTATGATCACTTTCCATGGATTGAGTACAGTATCGAGAGTAATGCAATTTATTGTTATGTGTGCCGTATATTTGGTAATGAGACTTCAGAGGATACATTTGTCAAAATAGGATTCAACAATTGGAAAAAG ctTAGTGGCTCTAAAGGGAAaggatcaaaatcaaaattacaacTTCATGGCAGTTCTAATCACCATTTGGTATGTTCAGCAAAATGGTTTGCtcttaaacaaacaaaaaagtcAGGTTCTGTTCACACTAGCTTAGAAACTGCAAACCGAGAACAAATTTCTATAAACCgtgaatatttgaaaatattaatagatattgtattatatttatctagacAAGGTCTAGCTTTCCGCGGTCATGATGAAAAAGAACTGTCTACTAATcaag gTAATTTTTTAGAAACATGTAAATTAATAGCTAAACATAACACAgactttttcaaaaaatatgaaacacctattaattatacaagttgggcaattcaaaatcaaattgtTCAACTATGCGCAGATAATGTAATTTCAACTATAAGCACTGATATAAAGAAAtgtggttttttttctataatgtgTGATGAAGCCAG aAGTTTTAAAGAAGAACAAATGGCATTGTGCGTTCGATATACCAATCATTTTCAAATCTTTGAACGTTTTTTGGGTTTCATCAATGTTtctgaaaatcaaaattcagaATCGTTGACATCAGCAATTGTTTGTTTtctcaaaaaatataacttaattgaTGTTCCCATAATTGCTCAATCATATGACGGAGCAAGTGTTATGTCTGGGAAACATGGTggtgttcaaaaaaaaattcaagaaaagtATCCATATGCAATCTATACACATTGTATGGCACACAGAACAAATTTAGTTGTAATAGATATGTGCATGTCAGTTAat gAAGCTAAAAGTCTATTTAATACTTTAGAGGCAGTATATGTACATTTTGCTATGCCTACTACCAACTATAAATttctagaaattaaaaataaactcaagATTAAGAACAAAAGTATAACTCGAATAAGTGACACACGTTGGTCTTGTCGTTATCATAATTGTAAAgtaattatggaaaattatccTGCTCTAATTGAAGTTCTTAATGAAGAAATTGAAGATAACAATGATAGAGATGTGGCACAAGCTAAAG gaattttatCATTACTTCAGGAACCAGGATTTGTGGTTCATCTATTTGTTTTGTATGAAATTTTACTTGTAGTAAACATTCTGAGTAATAGATTACAAGAAAAAACCGCCACTCTAGGACAAGCAGCTCAAATAATTCATTCTGTAATACAAAGTCTAAAAGATTATCGAAATGATGATAAATTTTTGGTTATTTGGAATCAAATAAATGAATTTGCCAAAAAGCATCAAGTTTCGATTGAGAAACCTACAATTG GTCTTGGGTCGAAAAGAAGAAGAGTTGAAAGTACACGTTTGTCAAATTTTTATGTAACTTCTACAACTAGTGCTCAACAAGAAGTTTCTGCTCAAGTAACAAATGAAGCATTTTGGCGAATCAAATATTATGCTGTGCTTGATTCTGTTATAGAAAATCTTATTCGTCGTTTTTCTGATCAAAGTTTAGAGCTTGCTCAGTCCGTCGACAATTTTTTTCTGCTTGATTTTAAAGAAAGCAAATTATTCATTAACCATTATAAA GATCTGTTTCAAATTGATACTGATACATTAATGGCGGAAATGACTGTTGCAAAAAATGCTTTTCAAACTGTGTATCAAGATCAGGTATTAGGTGATCCAGAGCAAATGAAAAGTATCATAAATGAAGCTACTTTTCCAAATCTATACAAACTCCTTGGTGTTGCATATACTTTGCCAATAAGTAGTGCAACTTGTGAAAGGTCATTTTCTGCGATGAGGCGAGTCAAAACATGGTTACGGTCTACTATGATACAAGAACGGTTTTCAAATTTATCTATCATTCATATTGAGAGAGAcatatcaaacaatattaacagtgaagacattttaaacgatttttcaaGTGCTAACAATAGAAAAATaccgttaatttattaa
- the LOC132926402 gene encoding uncharacterized protein LOC132926402, translating to MDTSNLPRNHPCYIAERKKIPGLFSDETDGHIMTEFCALRAKSYAYKIQGLDDMNVKEQIRAKGVRGHVVKNHMTFEGHRACLFEGMEPGVNNRQLNMCIRSFKHQLTTVQTNKIIYNNYDDKRVILEDKIHTLAHGHFRIE from the coding sequence ATGGATACTTCTAATTTACCACGAAACCATCCGTGTTATATTGCTGAGAGGAAAAAGATCCCGGGTCTATTTTCAGATGAGACTGACGGCCATATTATGACGGAGTTTTGCGCGCTCCGTGCTAAATCCTACGCTTATAAAATCCAAGGATTGGATGATATGAATGTGAAGGAGCAGATCCGTGCAAAAGGCGTGAGGGGTCATGTGGTTAAGAACCATATGACATTTGAGGGTCATCGGGCATGTTTGTTTGAAGGTATGGAGCCGGGTGTCAATAATAGACAGCTGAATATGTGTATACGTTCATTCAAACATCAATTGACGACTGTCcagaccaataaaataatatacaacaattatgATGATAAGAGGGTGATACTAGAAGATAAAATCCATACCCTAGCTCACGGTCATTTTAGAATAgagtaa
- the LOC132925416 gene encoding LOW QUALITY PROTEIN: uncharacterized protein LOC132925416 (The sequence of the model RefSeq protein was modified relative to this genomic sequence to represent the inferred CDS: inserted 2 bases in 1 codon), translating to MCNDLDDYIIAKQKAKASEDTSNISSSNETYEERLTRFQKTKKKVMKNNLKIKEKLKWNTSSLESPTSSIDEEEDSSEKDPGYSKNVICEKNTIIHETPPSKQKLISKDLPQTFPGTSFKRKLDFSTMNKCKSLSPKPKMSNAINFDEVEKIITTSSSPFKVTVSNSIPHSNNDILTKINRTTLNTWYEIKGLVERIESLENALLNKGFKEVFNDVLENGLIFLLPLSNEEEXSIFEKKLLDTAFNKKLISELSRLVRGTLPSTVRSIMRYMFKDQLLEQYSFKGQKKKKVFYTLKCCSVIFDSIKKINKFQNFNSIDVETPIKVFIAGAKFRNNKTEPSEF from the exons atgtgtaatgatttag atgACTATATTATAGCTAAACAAAAAGCAAAAGCATCTGAAGATACTTCAAATATTTCGTCTTCAAATGAAACTTATGAGGAAAGACTCACACGGTTCCAAAAAACCAAGAAAAaggttatgaaaaataatttaaaaattaaagagaaACTTAAGTGGAACACCAGTTCTTTAGAAAGcccaa cttCATCTATCGATGAAGAAGAAGACAGTTCAGAAAAAGATCCAGGctattctaaaaatgttatttgtgagaaaaatactataatacatg aaacaCCACCTTCTAAGCAAAAATTAATCTCTAAAGATCTTCCACAAACTTTTCCTGGTACATCATTTAAGAGAAAACTAGACTTTAGTACAATGAACAAATGCAAATCTCTGAGCCCAAAACCTAAAATGTCTA ATGCAATCAATTTTGATGAAGTAGAGAAGATAATAACAACTTCATCATCGCCATTCAAAGTAACAGTCAGTAATTCTATTCCGCATTCTAATAATG atattttaaccaAAATCAATCGAACAACATTAAATACATGGTATGAAATAAAAGGGTTAGTAGAAAGGATTGAAAGTCTCGAGAATGCACTTTTAAACAAAGGTTTCAAAGAAGTTTTCAATGATGTTTTGGAGaatggtttaatatttttactacctCTATCAAATGAGGAAGA TTCcatctttgaaaaaaaacttcTAGATACagcatttaacaaaaaattg atttcagAATTATCTCGTTTGGTGCGTGGAACTCTACCAAGCACAGTTCGTTCCATCATGCGATATATGTTTAAAGACCAACTATTAGAACAATATAGTTTCAAAggccagaaaaaaaaaaaagtattttatactttaaaatgttgttCAGTTATTTTTg actctattaaaaaaattaacaaatttcaaaactTCAATTCAATTGATGTGGAGACACCGATCAAAGTATTCATTGCTGGGGCCAAATTCAGAAATAATAAGACAGAACCttctgaattttaa